A DNA window from Acomys russatus chromosome 7, mAcoRus1.1, whole genome shotgun sequence contains the following coding sequences:
- the B3gnt6 gene encoding acetylgalactosaminyl-O-glycosyl-glycoprotein beta-1,3-N-acetylglucosaminyltransferase: MALPSRRSKNPKTLAFLLVGVTFVVLHQWLLQQPTQDKTEEPTAAPWSSAAAVRPLLLLPLPACVANASVNLTAGFQQLPVRIQDFLRYRHCRRFPQLWDAPHKCVGPRGVFLLLAVKSSPANYERRELIRRTWGQERSYHGKQVRRLFLLGTSPPEEAAREPQLADLLGLEAREHGDMLQWDFRDTFLNLTLKHLHLLDWTAERCPGASFLLSCDDDVFVHTANVLDFLEMQSPERHLFTGQLMDGSVPIRDSWSKYFVPPQLFPGKAYPIYCSGGGFLLSSHTARVLRSAARHVPLFPIDDAYMGMCLQRAGLEPSSHEGIRPFGVQLPGARRSSFDPCVYRELLLVHRFAPYEMLLMWKALHNPELHCSRRHNAESPQDRGKLKTRLPI, encoded by the coding sequence ATGGCTTTGCCTAGCCGCAGGTCCAAGAATCCCAAGACACTGGCTTTCCTTCTAGTGGGTGTGACTTTTGTAGTGCTGCACCAGTGGCTCCTTCAGCAGCCCACGCAGGACAAAACGGAGGAACCCACGGCTGCTCCTTGGTCTTCCGCAGCAGCGGTGCGGCCTTTGCTGCTCCTCCCGTTGCCGGCTTGCGTGGCCAACGCCTCTGTGAACCTCACAGCTGGCTTCCAGCAGCTGCCGGTTCGCATCCAAGACTTCCTGCGCTACCGCCACTGCCGCCGCTTCCCGCAGCTATGGGACGCGCCCCACAAGTGCGTGGGCCCCCGGGGTGTCTTCCTGCTGTTGGCCGTGAAGTCCTCGCCTGCGAACTATGAGCGGCGTGAGCTGATCCGGCGTACGTGGGGCCAGGAGCGCAGCTACCACGGCAAACAGGTGCGTCGCCTCTTCCTGTTAGGGACCTCCCCTCCAGAAGAGGCGGCTCGTGAGCCTCAGCTGGCGGATTTGCTGGGCCTGGAGGCGCGCGAGCATGGCGACATGCTGCAGTGGGACTTCAGGGACACTTTCCTCAACCTCACACTCAAGCATCTGCACCTGCTCGACTGGACAGCGGAGCGTTGCCCAGGCGCTAGTTTCCTGCTCAGCTGCGACGATGACGTCTTCGTGCACACCGCCAACGTCCTGGACTTCCTGGAGATGCAGTCGCCTGAGCGCCACCTCTTCACCGGGCAGCTCATGGATGGTTCTGTGCCCATCCGTGACAGCTGGAGCAAGTATTTCGTGCCCCCGCAGCTCTTCCCAGGCAAGGCCTACCCCATATACTGCAGTGGTGGCGGCTTCCTTCTGTCCAGCCACACAGCCCGCGTCCTGCGCAGCGCGGCACGCCATGTCCCGCTTTTCCCCATCGACGATGCCTACATGGGTATGTGTCTGCAGCGGGCCGGCCTGGAGCCCAGCAGCCACGAGGGCATCAGGCCCTTCGGCGTGCAACTGCCCGGTGCACGACGGTCGTCCTTTGACCCCTGCGTGTACCGCGAGCTGCTGCTGGTGCACCGCTTCGCGCCTTATGAGATGCTGCTCATGTGGAAGGCTCTGCACAACCCGGAGCTGCACTGTAGCCGCAGACACAATGCAGAGTCTCCTCAGGACAGAGGGAAGCTGAAAACACGTCTTCCTATTTGA